Within the Saccharomonospora amisosensis genome, the region TCTTCTTATCCGTTGCTCCGTCCGTATAACGTCGTGGTATCCCAACTGACAAATGGTTGGATCTCACGACTCGGAAAGATCCGGTCTACGCAGCCTGCGAGCCGTAATGTTGGGACCCTCGACGGATCCTATGTTGTTTTTCCTCGGGTGTTCTGGGACAGGCTCGGAGGTCTTGACAACAATTATTTTCTGTATACGGACGATCATGATGTTTGCCGGCGAGCGGAACGGATGGGAATGCAGCGGTGGTGCGACAGCAGTGTGGAGGTTGTACACGAAGGCGGCACCTCACGTGTGTCCCGACGTCTGCTCTGCCGCCTGGAACGTGTCAGGTGTCATTTGAGGTATGTCGACCAGCATTTCGGTGGAAGCAATTCCACCGCTCTTCGCCGGATTCTGAGCCTGGAGCATTCCGGTGTGGTTGGGGATCGCGATATGGCTTGGTGGGCGCTCAATGCCCCAACTTCCTTCGAGGCGAACGGGTGCGAGAGTGTGTCGATCGAGGAGGCTTATCTCTCGTGGCTGAGCTATCGAAATGAGAACGAGGCGGGCAGGCTGTACGAGTCTGTCGAGGCAGAAATTAGAGGTAGGAATGCGTATTCTTGAGGTTGGTAGCGGACACAATCCGCATCCACGCTCGTCGGTGCTCGTCGACAAGTATATCGAGCCTTTCGAGCGCGAAGGGCCGTTACGGGTAGATCGACCGATTGTTATTGCTGAGGCGGAACGGCTGCCCTTTCGTGACAAATTGTTCGACGTGGCGATAGCACGTCAGGTATTGGAACACGCGGAAGACCCGTTCTTGTTCGTGGCGGAGATGTCTCGAGTCGCTACCAGTTGTCGAGTGGAGACTCCCAGCCCTCTGATGGAGACGATGTTTCGTGTGCGAGCGGGACATAGATGGACGGTCGATCAGATCGCTGGGGAAATCGTTGTATGGCCGATTTCGCAGGTGGCCAAGTCGCATTACATTGGCCACCTGATCGAGACGTTGTACGAGCGTAACGCCTTCGTCTATCTCCTTGTGCGTGGTCGGCCGGATATTTTCCTAACGATTTATGAAGGTGTGGAACCATCGGTGCGTCTGGGAACCGAAAGTGAATTGCGGGAAAGTATAGAAAGCAGGATGGAGGCTTTGACGGGAAGTCCTCGGGCCAAGCAACTCGCGTGGGCCGCGACGGCGGTTAGAGGGATCTTGAGGTCGAAGTGGGAAGAGAGCAGGTTGGCGCGCTGGGCTGCGGGCGGCTT harbors:
- a CDS encoding glycosyltransferase family 2 protein — encoded protein: MDTVVTILVNFNSRPQIDRAIESVLEQNLASEHHVVVWENGDDAELRGLELGSSAVISRKWLHYIGSGQNFGYAPAVQKAWNWVQSCGWADEVSFVHMAGPDTYSTSSSALDYLCSRARCMNAVVGPAMRDKQGRIRLSSYPLLRPYNVVVSQLTNGWISRLGKIRSTQPASRNVGTLDGSYVVFPRVFWDRLGGLDNNYFLYTDDHDVCRRAERMGMQRWCDSSVEVVHEGGTSRVSRRLLCRLERVRCHLRYVDQHFGGSNSTALRRILSLEHSGVVGDRDMAWWALNAPTSFEANGCESVSIEEAYLSWLSYRNENEAGRLYESVEAEIRGRNAYS
- a CDS encoding methyltransferase domain-containing protein translates to MRILEVGSGHNPHPRSSVLVDKYIEPFEREGPLRVDRPIVIAEAERLPFRDKLFDVAIARQVLEHAEDPFLFVAEMSRVATSCRVETPSPLMETMFRVRAGHRWTVDQIAGEIVVWPISQVAKSHYIGHLIETLYERNAFVYLLVRGRPDIFLTIYEGVEPSVRLGTESELRESIESRMEALTGSPRAKQLAWAATAVRGILRSKWEESRLARWAAGGFQWPVLPAEGSMKATTTSSLRALISAR